A window of the Diceros bicornis minor isolate mBicDic1 chromosome 28, mDicBic1.mat.cur, whole genome shotgun sequence genome harbors these coding sequences:
- the LOC131393814 gene encoding olfactory receptor 1J2-like, with protein MLLDPRKPTTIKWKKSKLHQIVPFWGNWNSEINKGVSGSVREKRVEIRRKMNIRRENQSSVPEFLLLGLPMSPEQQDVFFALFLGMYLTTVLGNLLIILLIRLDSCLHIPIYFFLSHLAFTDVFLSSVTVPKMLMDMHTEYKSIPYAGCISQIYFFIFLTDLDSFLITSMAYDRYVAICHPLRYTTIMREEVCALLVAISGILSCASSLSHTLLLTQLSFCAANTVPHFFCDLGAMLKLSCSDIFLNELIMFTVGVVVITLPFICILVSYGYIGATILKVPSTKGICKALSTCGSHLSVVSLYYGAIFGQYLFPTWSNFIDKDIIVALMYTVVTPMLNPFIYSLRNRDMKEALGKLFSRATFISQSHHLFFKSETHFG; from the exons ATGTTATTGGATCCCAGGAAACCCACAACCATCAAGTGGAAGAAGTCTAAATTACATCAAATTGTGCCTTTCTGGGGAAATTGGAACAGCGAAATAAACAAGGGTGTGAGTGGTAGCGTGAGGGAGAAGAGGGTGGAAAT CAGAAGAAAGATGAACATCAGGAGAGAGAACCAGAGCAGTGTGCCTGAGTTCCTCCTCTTGGGGCTCCCTATGTCACCAGAACAGCAGGATGTGTTCTTTGCCCTGTTCCTGGGCATGTATCTGACTACAGTGCTGGGGAACCTGCTTATCATTCTGCTCATCAGGCTGGACTCTTGCCTTCACATCCCCATATACTTCTTCCTCAGCCACTTGGCCTTCACTGATGTCTTCTTGTCATCTGTCACCGTCCCTAAGATGCTGATGGACATGCACACTGAGTACAAATCCATCCCCTATGCAGGGTGCATTTCACAGatctattttttcatatttcttactGACCTGGACAGCTTCCTTATTACGTCAATGGCATACGACCGCTATGTTGCCATATGTCACCCTCTTCGCTACACTACCATCATGAGGGAGGAGGTGTGTGCCCTACTAGTGGCTATATCCGGGATCCTGTCCTGTGCCAGCTCCCTTTCCCACACCCTTCTCCTGACCCAGTTATCCTTCTGTGCTGCTAACACTGTCCCCCATTTCTTCTGTGACCTTGGTGCCATGCTCAAGCTGTCCTGCTCCGACATCTTCCTTAATGAGCTGATTATGTTCACAGTAGGGGTGGTAGTCATTACTCTGCCATTCATATGTATCTTGGTATCTTATGGCTACATTGGGGCCACTATTCTGAAAGTCCCTTCAACAAAGGGGATCTGCAAAGCATTGTCCACGTGTGGCTCTCATCTCTCTGTGGTGTCTCTGTATTATGGGGCAATATTTGGACAGTACCTTTTCCCAACATGGAGCAATTTCATTGACAAGGACATCATTGTGGCTCTCATGTACACAGTGGTCACACCCATGTTGAACCCCTTTATCTACAGCCTTAGGAACAGGGACATGAAAGAGGCCCTTGGGAAACTCTTCAGTAGAGCAACGTTTATCTCACAGAGccatcatcttttttttaaatcagaaactcATTTTGGTTGA